The Aspergillus fumigatus Af293 chromosome 3, whole genome shotgun sequence region CCTACGCCAGCTAAGCAGCAAGATTGCACTGAATACATCGTTATCCAGAAGCTTCGGTGGACCGGTGAAGATCAGGAGTGGCGTATCTGGGGCCATGCCACTCCTACGACTGTCGAAGATCTCGACAGCCCCTTCTTTGCCCCAGGACTCACACTCTCCGAGCGCATGGATGCTATGAAGGACATGATGACAGGAAAAAAATGATGTGAATCATTCTTTTCAACCCATCACTCAATTCACTGCTCCATGTCGCAGTTCAAATGTTCAACTTCCCATATGCTAGTGCGTTCGGGGCCGATCGTCTTGAGAATAAGTCTCCGTTCTGTTATCAACCCGGCGAACAACAAGTATTGTCCGCATTGAGTTATCGAGAAGAATTccatgatcttctcgatTGCGTATCGCCTACATGTGGGCGGCCTCATGGCTATCCAAGTGCCGGCTACTTTCCATTCTCACATGTGTTATACTTACGCAGAAGCTTTGGTCTTGCTTTCTTTCCATTTGGGATCATCTCACATTCCTTATGATTTGTATTATTCAGCGTGATAAAGGGAGTCTGGACCGTTAGACCTCGTTACGAACTGTACCATATCAAGATTGCACTTCTCGTTATTCATGTGATTACTGGACATATCTCAAAATTGGACTGCCAATACATCCAAGGCAGGAATACATACCATGTCCTGAAGGTGAATTATGAAACAGGAGTGGTATCTCATCAGAAAGACAGTCAATCCAACATCAAAAGACGCAATATGTACATCGGGGGCTATGTGAAAACGATGGGAAATATGATAGGGGAATCAAGAACGACGATTGAAATGTGTAATCTGTAGCACAAACAGAGTTCGATGGACATGCTTTCTGAACTCCTACACATGGGCCGGGAAGAGACATAGACCTCTTAAGTCCGGTACGGGGACTATAATCTAGTCATCATCGAATATCTGGAACGTATTGACCAGAATGGTCTCAATAACGCGGACCTGCCAACCAGCATCGGCAATGTTGCCGCCTGAACTGGCACCCATGAGAGTAGGTCTAGCAAGGCTTGTCAGTTTCCGAAGTCTCGCAGAGAACGAATATGAGGAGATGAGGTCAGTGACTTACCCAAAGCAGATTGCAATATTCCCTGCATTCATACGATTATTCATGTAATGTTCTTGGACTTTGTTGAGGTGCTAGAATCGAGCAAATTAGACCTTGGCATATAGAAAGATGGGGCGATACCCGAGTTACTTACAAGTATCAGAGCCCTCAGCGTGGCGTAGTGCGCATCTGGAAGGTTGTTGACAAGTGCATGCAGTGAATCCCTCCGCtggatgtcatcatcgatccCTACAGAAATACGTGTCAGCTACTCAGCTCTTGTCATATGGCACCCCGGGTTCGAATCAATGTACTTACGAGCTGCATTAATGAAATCAGAATAGTATCGGGAAGTAAACAAGGGATCAGGCAGTTCTCTAAAGAACTGTTTCAGCAGCCCGGCGACACTATTAACATCGTGATAGAAGTTCTCGGGATTCGTAAAGTCCACTTGTGAAGAGTCTGCCATCCATAGAGGTCAGCGACTGCTAGAGAAACGGGTTAAACTGTGGTTACACATACCGTTGTCGAAAAGCGACTTCATATGGTTGATGTGATTTGCGCTCCCAGAGAGACGGTAAATGCCTTCCACATCTAATCCGAACAATTCTATGGCCTGGAGGCATTGGTAAACAATCATGGGTACGGCAGTCCCATCTCTGGCGTATAGATCTTCCAATGACACCCCGAAGACCGGCCTCAGAGGAGGGAGATTCTGTTGGAAGTTGTTTCCAGGTGGAGGCAGGGGATTAGCCGGTGCCGCCATGGGCAGCGTGTTCACATTGTGCTGATCAGGAGCTGGCAACCCAGAAGAAGTTGGATAAGGTGGTTGGAATGGGGgtggcgaggagaaggagtcTGGATGTGGCTGGAAAGACGATGGCTGGGTGCTTTGAGCGGGCGCTGGTGCCGGAGACGGAGTCGCAGCCGGTCCAGATGGCTGAGTGGAGGGCTGACTGACAGGAAGATGTTGTTGGGAAAATGATGAAGGAAACATGATTGACTGGCGCTTGTTCTGTGTGGAAGGCTGCGAGGCCGGAGCAACCGGTGTGGGCGTACCTCCCAGTGTCTAACACGAAATGAGCATGCGGATAATAATGATCGATACAAATTAACGTACCGGATGACGCTGGTACTGAACCTCCTCCGAAGTCACAGCACCAGGATTATGTTCGTAGCTGAGAATATAATCCTGGAAGTCCTTCTGGTTATCAATCTGCCGTACCACCTCATACAGACTCTTTGGTCCAATAGAGCCATTGCCTGCGCCCTCATCTAAAGGCGTAATGGATAAGCCTTGTCCCAGCAGCAACTTCTCATTAAATGTGGCTGAGGCATGAGTTAGCTCAAAGTTCGACAAAGCGGTTCAATGTCGGGACGTAGTGACATCATACCGAACTTTTGTAGCTGCAACGTAAGACCAGAGTCACACTCTGCAATCAATTTCTGGATGTTCTGCACAGCCTGCGGACGATGGGTGGAAATCAGTTCTCGTCGAGCCGTTTGTGCGGCCGTGACCTTGGCAGCATAATCTCCGTCCGCATTTTGCACTTTGCGCAAcagctcttcttcatgttGGGCAGCAGATTTATGTCCCTTCAAACCAAACTTCCCGCCCTGTTTGTCCCCGGTTTTCACGCGGTCATACTGCTCCGCAAGAGATTCGTACTTCGCCTTTGCTTTCTCCGCTGCCGCCTCGGCCTCAGTAACTCTTTTCTCCGCGCTCAGGCCGGTTTGTTTCCACTGTTTGCGTCCCTTCTCGATATTCGTGGCAAGCTCGTGGAGGTCATCAGCCATCTGCTGTAGAGATACTGCGAATTGAAGTCCATGATCCGCCATGCGTTCGTGGAATCGATTGAGATCATTGTAGCTAGAGCCGTAGGTGCCTTGGCGATTGTCGGGGCGGCTGGCAGCGTCATTAAGAGAGCGAGACAACTTCCTCAAGCCCTGCGcatgttcttcttccagagagGACCGCTTCTTGAGAAATGCGGAGAAATCCTGCATTTCCTTCGGTCAGCGCacccttctttcttctgacTGGAGGATCGGAGGGATTAGCATAAGGCGGTCAGAACGCACCTTCGCAGAAGCTACGCTCTGCTTCAATCGTGCCAGGAGCGTTGTGATACCGATCTAAGATATCAAAGAGCTCGGGTCAGCTGCAAAGTCCTCCGTCTCGCTCATTTTGGGATGAAGCTATGAAATGAGTCACCCACATCGGAGTAAATGACTTTGTCCAGGCGAGCTTTCAGCTCCTCTGTCATAGGCGGTGGCCCCGGACGAACTTCAGACTGTCCCGCAGAGCCAGCACTCGATGGTGGCGCATCAGGATCCCTGAGCACCGGAACAATTGGCGCTGAGCCATCGGGAGCAGCAACCTCTGCCATAGAAAATCCTGCTGAGAGAATCGACGGTAGGCAACTGTGAATCAAGCGTAGTCGTCGAGTTTCTGTAGATGAGTAGATAGGGAAGAGTCTACGAGATATCGTGTTGTCGAATTGCGGAAGCCTAAATGGTGgggagtacggagtacggagtacgggatgctactaataataatatgctgatgcggatgcggatggTTCGTTGGCAGAAC contains the following coding sequences:
- the rgd1 gene encoding putative Rho GTPase activator (Rgd1), encoding MAEVAAPDGSAPIVPVLRDPDAPPSSAGSAGQSEVRPGPPPMTEELKARLDKVIYSDIGITTLLARLKQSVASAKDFSAFLKKRSSLEEEHAQGLRKLSRSLNDAASRPDNRQGTYGSSYNDLNRFHERMADHGLQFAVSLQQMADDLHELATNIEKGRKQWKQTGLSAEKRVTEAEAAAEKAKAKYESLAEQYDRVKTGDKQGGKFGLKGHKSAAQHEEELLRKVQNADGDYAAKVTAAQTARRELISTHRPQAVQNIQKLIAECDSGLTLQLQKFATFNEKLLLGQGLSITPLDEGAGNGSIGPKSLYEVVRQIDNQKDFQDYILSYEHNPGAVTSEEVQYQRHPTLGGTPTPVAPASQPSTQNKRQSIMFPSSFSQQHLPVSQPSTQPSGPAATPSPAPAPAQSTQPSSFQPHPDSFSSPPPFQPPYPTSSGLPAPDQHNVNTLPMAAPANPLPPPGNNFQQNLPPLRPVFGVSLEDLYARDGTAVPMIVYQCLQAIELFGLDVEGIYRLSGSANHINHMKSLFDNDSSQVDFTNPENFYHDVNSVAGLLKQFFRELPDPLFTSRYYSDFINAARIDDDIQRRDSLHALVNNLPDAHYATLRALILHLNKVQEHYMNNRMNAGNIAICFGPTLMGASSGGNIADAGWQVRVIETILVNTFQIFDDD